One Paraburkholderia sp. PREW-6R genomic region harbors:
- a CDS encoding SDR family oxidoreductase: protein MAKVVVVTGAGAGVGRATVAEFARHGYDIALLSRDKGRIDRAAADLQAAYGIRALGIPTDVADAEAVESAASLAEQELGPIDVWVNVAMATVFAPVSKLTAEEFERGTKVTYLGQVHGTMAALSRMRTRNRGTIVNVGSALGYRSVPLQSIYCGAKFAVRGFTDALRSEIIHDGLNVHLTMVDLPAVNTPQFDWALNKMGRKAQPVAPIYEPEVAARAIFFAATHRRREVWVGFPTVKAILANRIAPAFIDRYLASAGYKGQLTDEPLEPDAPANLFEPVPGDYAAHGRFDDRSKTRSWEMFTNRHRDAFWALTGVAILGGIGVLLGRKRG, encoded by the coding sequence ATGGCCAAGGTTGTCGTGGTAACCGGAGCCGGTGCCGGTGTTGGGCGCGCAACCGTTGCGGAATTCGCCCGGCACGGCTATGACATTGCGTTGCTGTCGCGTGATAAAGGCCGGATAGACCGGGCCGCCGCCGACCTGCAGGCAGCGTATGGCATACGCGCCCTCGGCATACCGACAGACGTGGCCGACGCCGAGGCCGTCGAGTCAGCCGCCTCGCTGGCCGAGCAGGAATTGGGACCGATCGATGTCTGGGTCAACGTTGCAATGGCCACGGTGTTTGCACCCGTCTCGAAGCTCACCGCCGAGGAGTTCGAGCGCGGTACCAAGGTCACTTATCTCGGCCAGGTGCACGGTACGATGGCGGCACTTTCGCGCATGCGCACCAGAAACCGCGGAACAATCGTCAACGTCGGCTCGGCTTTGGGATATCGATCAGTGCCGCTTCAGTCGATCTACTGCGGTGCCAAGTTTGCCGTACGCGGCTTCACGGACGCACTGAGGTCCGAAATCATTCATGATGGGCTGAACGTCCATCTGACGATGGTCGACCTGCCTGCGGTAAATACGCCGCAGTTTGACTGGGCGTTAAACAAGATGGGCAGGAAGGCCCAGCCGGTAGCGCCGATCTATGAGCCGGAAGTCGCCGCGCGAGCTATCTTCTTCGCGGCAACGCATAGGCGTCGTGAGGTCTGGGTCGGCTTTCCCACCGTCAAGGCGATTCTTGCGAACCGCATCGCGCCAGCGTTCATCGACCGATACCTCGCGAGCGCGGGTTATAAAGGGCAGCTTACGGATGAGCCGCTCGAGCCCGATGCTCCTGCCAACCTGTTTGAACCCGTGCCCGGCGACTATGCGGCTCACGGACGTTTTGACGACCGTTCGAAGACGCGCAGCTGGGAAATGTTCACGAACCGGCATCGCGACGCTTTCTGGGCGTTGACGGGCGTTGCGATACTGGGCGGCATTGGCGTGCTGCTTGGCAGGAAACGCGGCTAA
- a CDS encoding YfdX family protein, which produces MFNPGMKRTAVLVAAIATFACSFTGANAAQSSATPVSDMGRLSAKGSQAFDEIQQARLAIFSGHPAQAKKLIKEAQASMTAAQADNTAFLKAESDLRTPPSITYQSSATKSTTPVSWLPVAADVTVTDDFAAKPSQAKAVASANEQLKRGKPDSAMKVLKLADVNVSYTMAVVPLKQTIADVDKAAGLLSMDKYYEANQTLKEVQDSVRYDWVDVKALPQPSHVVAKNDATGAASGTMAK; this is translated from the coding sequence ATGTTCAATCCTGGCATGAAACGCACGGCGGTACTCGTCGCCGCCATTGCAACGTTCGCGTGCAGCTTCACAGGCGCGAACGCCGCGCAATCATCCGCGACACCTGTATCCGACATGGGACGGCTCTCGGCCAAGGGGAGCCAGGCATTTGACGAGATCCAGCAGGCACGACTTGCGATATTCAGTGGCCACCCGGCTCAGGCAAAGAAGCTGATCAAGGAGGCACAGGCGTCGATGACGGCTGCGCAGGCTGATAACACCGCCTTCCTGAAAGCAGAGTCGGATCTCCGAACGCCTCCATCCATCACATACCAGTCAAGCGCCACGAAAAGTACGACACCGGTTTCCTGGTTGCCCGTCGCCGCGGATGTGACGGTCACTGACGACTTCGCGGCCAAACCATCTCAAGCCAAGGCCGTCGCATCGGCAAACGAACAGTTAAAGCGCGGCAAGCCGGACTCTGCCATGAAGGTTCTCAAACTCGCCGACGTTAACGTGTCTTATACGATGGCGGTCGTCCCATTGAAGCAGACGATTGCCGATGTCGACAAGGCGGCCGGTCTGCTGTCGATGGACAAGTACTACGAAGCGAATCAGACGTTAAAGGAAGTTCAGGATAGCGTCCGCTACGACTGGGTGGATGTGAAAGCGCTGCCGCAACCGTCGCACGTGGTGGCCAAGAATGATGCCACTGGCGCGGCTTCTGGAACGATGGCGAAATAG
- a CDS encoding glycoside hydrolase family 15 protein produces MSKLIEDYALLGDGETAALVGKDGSIDWLCWPRFDDDACFAALLGTNDHGHWSLSPAGDVIARSRRYQEDTLIMETDFRTADGEVRVIDFMPVRKTFSSLIRIVTGLRGNVKMRSSLRLRFDYGALPPWSVSDRGHLIAKVGPNLIVLRAPLELHVTADSTSAEFDVSEGQRIAFVMSYARSDEGPPEPVDAETALASTQHFWRDWIGRFDNSKTDWPLQVRRSLITLKALIHRRSGGLVAAPTTSLPEAPGGQMNWDYRYCWLRDASFTLTALLNAGYHEEAEGWRNWLLRAIAGSPDNMRIMYRVDGARHLAEWTVDTLPGYRFAKPVRIGNAASTQHQLDVYGEVLDCLDLARRGGVPSSEQELSVEQRLVAHLEAVWQTAGSGVWESRAEPRHYTYSKVMAWVAFDRFVSRHSTSNLVSRDTLDRITALCQRVHDEIYHEGWNEGLGTFTQYYGSQTLDASLLLLPLVGFLPVSDPRMASTIATIERELSEGGLIRRKKPNADGPNEGAFLACSGWMVECMKLQGRDREAREQFERLLAVANDVGLLAEEYNVPGGHLAGNFPQALTHLAVVNAALALRGPTLQRGGRS; encoded by the coding sequence GTGAGCAAGCTGATTGAAGATTATGCGCTGTTGGGCGATGGCGAAACTGCCGCGCTGGTGGGCAAGGACGGTTCGATCGACTGGTTATGCTGGCCGCGTTTTGACGACGACGCATGTTTCGCGGCATTGCTCGGCACGAACGACCACGGTCATTGGTCGCTATCGCCCGCGGGGGACGTAATCGCTCGAAGCCGCCGCTATCAGGAAGATACGCTGATCATGGAAACCGATTTCCGGACGGCGGATGGCGAAGTGAGAGTGATCGATTTCATGCCGGTGCGCAAGACGTTTTCGTCGCTCATACGTATCGTGACCGGCTTGCGAGGAAACGTGAAGATGCGCAGCAGCTTACGCCTGCGTTTCGACTACGGGGCTTTGCCCCCGTGGAGTGTGTCCGATAGGGGTCACCTGATCGCGAAGGTCGGCCCTAATCTCATCGTATTGCGCGCGCCGCTAGAATTGCATGTGACCGCGGACTCGACCAGTGCAGAATTCGACGTATCAGAAGGACAACGAATCGCCTTTGTCATGAGTTACGCGCGTTCGGACGAAGGACCACCGGAGCCTGTAGATGCCGAGACGGCACTCGCCTCGACGCAGCATTTCTGGCGCGACTGGATTGGCCGTTTTGATAATTCAAAAACCGACTGGCCACTTCAGGTCCGGCGTTCGCTGATAACCCTCAAGGCACTGATTCACCGGCGCAGCGGCGGTCTGGTTGCGGCGCCCACTACGTCGCTTCCCGAGGCGCCCGGCGGCCAAATGAATTGGGACTATCGTTACTGCTGGCTGCGCGATGCGAGTTTTACCCTGACAGCACTGCTGAATGCCGGCTACCACGAGGAGGCAGAAGGCTGGCGAAACTGGTTGCTTCGCGCCATTGCAGGCTCGCCCGATAACATGCGTATCATGTACCGCGTCGACGGCGCGCGACATCTGGCCGAGTGGACCGTGGACACATTGCCGGGTTACCGTTTCGCGAAACCTGTGCGAATCGGCAATGCTGCATCGACGCAACATCAGCTCGATGTCTATGGAGAAGTGCTTGACTGCCTCGATCTCGCGAGGCGGGGCGGCGTCCCATCGTCGGAGCAGGAATTATCTGTTGAACAGAGGCTCGTCGCGCATCTCGAGGCAGTCTGGCAGACGGCAGGGTCGGGGGTGTGGGAGTCACGAGCGGAACCCCGCCACTACACCTATTCGAAAGTCATGGCCTGGGTAGCATTCGACCGCTTCGTGAGTCGCCACTCAACGAGCAATCTCGTGAGTCGTGACACGTTGGACCGGATCACGGCGCTCTGTCAGAGGGTGCACGACGAGATCTATCACGAAGGATGGAACGAGGGTCTCGGCACTTTCACCCAATACTACGGTTCACAGACGCTGGACGCCAGCCTCCTCCTGTTGCCACTTGTCGGATTTCTTCCGGTCAGCGATCCCCGGATGGCATCGACGATTGCAACGATTGAGCGCGAACTCTCCGAGGGTGGACTGATTCGGCGAAAGAAGCCCAATGCGGATGGACCGAACGAGGGGGCGTTTCTGGCCTGTTCAGGCTGGATGGTGGAATGCATGAAGTTGCAGGGCCGCGACAGGGAAGCGCGAGAGCAGTTCGAGCGCCTGCTCGCGGTCGCCAACGACGTCGGCCTGCTTGCAGAAGAGTACAACGTGCCAGGCGGTCATCTGGCTGGAAATTTTCCGCAAGCCTTGACGCACCTCGCCGTTGTGAACGCCGCGCTCGCTCTCCGTGGTCCGACGTTACAGCGCGGCGGCCGGTCCTGA